The following are from one region of the Tenacibaculum dicentrarchi genome:
- a CDS encoding sigma-70 family RNA polymerase sigma factor produces MTTKQVWATYASDVKYFILSKVKNTAVTDDILQDTFIKIHTKLHSLKDITKLKPWIFTIARNTIIDYFKSNNQTAKLANELANLKTETLQKSDTHTEKDCLQGILKNLPKKYRDPLFLSDIKGLKQQEVADTLKQSLPTTKSQIQRARKLIAKGFMDCCGFVLNENGKLVGEIQDKDDCKVCG; encoded by the coding sequence ATGACAACAAAGCAAGTTTGGGCAACATACGCAAGCGATGTAAAATATTTTATTTTAAGTAAGGTAAAAAATACTGCCGTTACCGATGATATTCTACAAGATACTTTTATTAAAATACACACAAAACTTCACAGCTTAAAAGATATTACCAAGTTAAAACCTTGGATTTTTACCATTGCTAGAAATACTATAATCGATTATTTTAAAAGCAATAATCAAACAGCTAAATTAGCCAATGAATTGGCTAATTTAAAAACAGAAACACTCCAAAAATCAGACACACATACCGAAAAAGATTGTTTACAAGGGATTTTAAAAAACTTACCTAAAAAATATAGAGATCCGTTGTTTTTATCCGATATTAAAGGACTCAAGCAACAAGAAGTTGCCGATACCTTAAAACAAAGCTTACCCACCACAAAATCGCAAATTCAACGAGCTCGTAAACTCATAGCAAAAGGATTTATGGATTGTTGCGGATTTGTTTTAAATGAAAATGGTAAACTTGTTGGCGAAATACAAGACAAAGACGACTGCAAAGTTTGTGGGTAA
- a CDS encoding tetratricopeptide repeat protein, translating to MKFSYYKKSCYLLLFMAFPSIIIAQESAINSANTATYYKAVKLYNNKAYSAAQELFKEVSENAKTHRNSKADADYYDAMCAIKLTQSNANNKVLAFVRNYPYHSKKEKAFLKVGNYYFANRKAAHALKWYQKVNEDLLSSPERDELNYKMGYALLVSNYLKDAKEHFKGLLGNPIYGNDARYYFGYIAYKQENFGEAENNLSKLANDATYQAKANYYILDISFKAGRFDKSVKIGEELLTKSKDKKEISQVSKIIGESYFNLKKYDAAIPYLKAYKGTKGKWTNTDYYYLGYAYYQQKNYKEAIGNFNKIIDGNNKVAQNAYYHLGECYLELLKKMEALNAFKNASEMDFDAKITQSASLNYAKLSYELGNPYQSVPEVLKGFLAKYPNNESANEISDLLITSYLHQQDYQGALTYLATTKSAKNKELAKEVSLYRGIQLFNENTLKIAKPYFEKASLSQNETVHSKGLFWLAETDYLLGNYQNSLTNFLQITSTNFDESKKLTYHIAYTYFKLKDYQNSAIYFQAFLDKKTENTDLNDDASNRLGDSFYASKGFLKAIRSYKKVINQAGVGADYSQYQTAMSYGFMGKNNQKIKALQTLINTYQDSQLQDDALFQLATTYTTINNPTKAQESYNNLLSKHKNSHYIPSVLLRQGLLYNNENQNEKALVKYKEIVAKHPNSKEASQAVSNVKNIYIDLGKVDQYATWAKDISFINITDAELDNATYQAAENKFLENNNNKAIAGFNKYLRTFPSGIHTLKAHFYLAQSYNNTKKHQNSIPHYNYVIGKDKNAFTEESLIKLAKIYLEKEDWKNGIPILEKLEKAANYPQNIVFSQSNLMKGYYKKQAYSKAISYAEKVLATSKIDANISNDAKIIIARSAFKTNDFTTAQEYFNEVSKNATGELKAESLYYKAFFLNEHKDFENSNKAVQNLIANYSSYKYWGVKSYVIMAKNYNALNDAYQATYILENIIKNFTQYKDITEQASNELRAIKNKEAKTNESINNSQQ from the coding sequence ATGAAATTTAGTTATTATAAAAAGAGCTGTTATCTATTGTTATTTATGGCTTTTCCAAGCATTATTATAGCACAAGAGTCTGCTATTAATTCAGCGAATACCGCCACCTATTACAAGGCTGTAAAGCTATACAATAACAAGGCGTATTCAGCTGCACAAGAATTATTTAAAGAAGTTTCTGAAAATGCAAAAACACACCGAAATAGCAAAGCTGATGCTGATTACTACGATGCTATGTGCGCCATAAAATTAACACAAAGTAACGCTAATAATAAAGTGCTGGCTTTTGTACGAAACTACCCATATCATAGCAAAAAAGAAAAAGCTTTTTTAAAAGTTGGTAACTATTATTTTGCCAATAGAAAAGCTGCACATGCCTTAAAATGGTATCAAAAAGTAAATGAAGACCTTTTAAGTAGTCCTGAAAGAGACGAATTAAATTATAAAATGGGCTATGCCCTATTAGTTTCTAATTATTTAAAAGATGCAAAAGAGCATTTTAAAGGCTTATTAGGGAATCCTATTTATGGTAATGATGCACGATATTACTTCGGATATATTGCCTACAAACAAGAAAATTTTGGCGAAGCAGAAAATAATTTAAGTAAATTAGCTAATGATGCTACCTACCAAGCAAAAGCAAATTATTATATTTTAGATATTAGTTTTAAGGCAGGGCGTTTTGATAAATCAGTAAAAATTGGAGAAGAACTTTTAACGAAATCAAAAGATAAAAAAGAAATTTCTCAAGTATCTAAAATTATTGGAGAAAGTTATTTCAACTTAAAAAAATACGATGCTGCAATTCCATATTTAAAAGCCTACAAAGGAACTAAAGGAAAATGGACAAATACCGATTATTATTATTTAGGATACGCCTATTATCAGCAAAAAAACTATAAAGAAGCTATCGGTAATTTCAATAAAATTATTGATGGAAATAATAAAGTAGCACAAAATGCCTATTATCATTTAGGCGAATGTTATTTAGAATTACTAAAAAAAATGGAAGCTTTAAATGCGTTTAAAAATGCTAGCGAAATGGATTTTGATGCAAAAATAACTCAAAGTGCCTCGTTAAATTATGCTAAATTAAGTTATGAATTAGGAAATCCTTACCAAAGCGTCCCTGAGGTTTTAAAAGGGTTTTTAGCTAAATACCCAAACAATGAAAGCGCTAATGAAATTAGTGATTTATTAATTACCTCGTATTTACATCAGCAAGATTATCAAGGAGCTTTAACCTATTTAGCAACCACAAAATCAGCCAAAAACAAAGAACTTGCCAAAGAGGTTTCTTTATATAGAGGAATTCAATTATTTAATGAAAACACCTTAAAAATAGCAAAACCTTATTTTGAAAAAGCAAGTTTATCGCAAAATGAAACCGTTCATAGCAAAGGGCTTTTTTGGTTAGCAGAAACCGATTATTTATTAGGAAATTATCAAAATTCTTTGACTAATTTCTTACAAATTACTAGTACTAATTTTGACGAATCTAAAAAACTAACCTACCATATTGCCTACACCTACTTTAAATTAAAAGACTATCAAAATTCGGCTATTTATTTTCAGGCTTTTCTAGATAAAAAAACAGAAAACACCGATTTAAACGATGATGCTTCGAACCGACTAGGCGATTCTTTTTATGCTTCCAAAGGGTTTTTAAAAGCGATCCGCTCGTATAAAAAAGTAATTAATCAGGCTGGTGTTGGCGCTGATTATTCGCAATATCAAACCGCTATGAGTTACGGGTTTATGGGTAAGAATAATCAGAAAATTAAAGCCTTACAAACCCTTATTAATACTTATCAAGATTCGCAATTACAAGATGATGCCTTGTTTCAATTAGCAACAACCTACACCACGATTAATAACCCGACAAAAGCACAAGAAAGCTATAATAACTTGTTATCAAAACATAAAAATAGCCATTATATACCTAGTGTTCTTTTACGTCAAGGATTGTTATATAATAATGAAAATCAAAATGAAAAAGCCTTGGTAAAATACAAGGAAATTGTAGCAAAACACCCTAATTCAAAAGAGGCATCCCAGGCAGTTAGCAATGTTAAAAACATATATATTGACCTTGGTAAGGTAGATCAATATGCCACATGGGCTAAAGATATCAGCTTTATAAATATTACCGATGCAGAGCTTGACAACGCCACGTATCAGGCGGCTGAAAATAAATTCTTAGAGAATAATAACAACAAAGCAATTGCAGGTTTTAACAAATACCTTCGCACTTTTCCTTCAGGAATACACACTTTAAAAGCCCATTTTTACTTAGCTCAATCGTACAATAACACCAAAAAACATCAAAATAGCATACCTCATTATAACTATGTAATTGGTAAAGATAAAAACGCCTTTACAGAAGAATCTTTAATTAAGCTTGCTAAAATATACTTAGAAAAAGAGGATTGGAAAAATGGGATACCTATTTTAGAAAAACTAGAAAAAGCAGCAAATTACCCTCAGAATATTGTTTTTTCTCAAAGTAATTTAATGAAGGGTTATTATAAAAAACAAGCCTATTCAAAAGCAATTTCTTATGCCGAAAAAGTATTGGCAACTTCAAAAATAGACGCCAATATTTCTAATGATGCAAAAATAATTATTGCCCGTTCGGCTTTTAAAACAAATGATTTTACCACTGCTCAAGAATATTTTAATGAGGTAAGTAAAAATGCTACTGGCGAATTAAAAGCAGAAAGTTTATATTATAAAGCCTTCTTTTTAAACGAACATAAAGATTTTGAAAACTCTAATAAAGCAGTACAAAATTTAATTGCCAATTATTCCTCTTATAAATATTGGGGGGTTAAAAGTTATGTTATTATGGCGAAAAATTACAATGCCTTAAATGATGCTTATCAGGCAACCTATATTTTAGAAAATATTATTAAAAATTTCACCCAATATAAAGACATTACAGAGCAGGCTAGTAATGAGCTTCGAGCAATTAAAAATAAAGAAGCTAAAACTAACGAATCAATTAACAATAGCCAACAGTAA
- a CDS encoding MlaE family ABC transporter permease: MKNYIEHIGTYILMLKQVFTKPQRARVFKEALFREVDELGLKSLGIISFISFFIGGVIALQTALSLDSPFIPDSLIGFAAKRSMILEFAPTFCSIILAGKVGSYITSSIGSMRVTEQIDALEVMGINSLNYLVLPKIIATVCFYPFLIILAMFLGIFGGWLTGMLSGLFSGVDYIIGLQMEFDPFLITYAMIKTLIFAFLIATVPAYHGYYVKGGSLEVGKASTQSVVWTTVLIVIANYLLTQMLLT, encoded by the coding sequence ATGAAGAACTACATTGAGCATATAGGTACGTATATTTTAATGCTAAAGCAAGTTTTTACAAAGCCACAGCGTGCACGTGTTTTTAAAGAAGCATTGTTTAGAGAAGTTGATGAATTGGGGCTTAAATCATTAGGAATTATTTCCTTTATTTCCTTTTTTATAGGTGGTGTAATTGCCTTGCAAACCGCCCTGAGTTTAGACAGTCCTTTTATACCTGATTCATTAATCGGATTTGCCGCAAAACGCTCGATGATTTTAGAATTTGCACCCACATTTTGTTCTATTATTTTAGCAGGAAAAGTAGGGTCATATATTACATCAAGTATCGGATCTATGCGTGTTACCGAACAAATTGATGCCTTAGAGGTAATGGGAATTAACTCTTTAAATTACTTGGTATTACCTAAAATAATAGCCACGGTATGTTTTTATCCTTTTCTGATAATATTAGCGATGTTCTTAGGAATTTTTGGAGGATGGCTTACCGGAATGCTTTCGGGGCTGTTTTCAGGAGTAGATTATATTATAGGCTTACAAATGGAATTTGACCCATTTTTAATAACTTATGCGATGATAAAAACCTTAATTTTTGCATTTTTAATAGCTACTGTGCCTGCATATCACGGATACTATGTAAAAGGAGGCTCGTTAGAGGTGGGTAAGGCAAGTACGCAATCGGTAGTTTGGACAACCGTACTTATTGTAATTGCCAATTATTTATTAACACAAATGTTATTAACGTAA
- a CDS encoding FKBP-type peptidyl-prolyl cis-trans isomerase: MKKIVCLLTLIASFFSCGSSSSNDVRDFDAQNQADIIKYIADNNLKATKTESGLYYIVNKEGSGAKPVSNSQVTVAYKGYFLNGNVFDQNSNGISFNLQQVIAGWTEGITYFKEGGEGMLLVPSKLGYGSQNRSRIPGGSVLIFDIKLLKVK, translated from the coding sequence ATGAAAAAAATAGTATGTTTATTAACACTTATCGCTTCATTCTTTTCTTGTGGCTCATCATCATCAAATGATGTTCGTGATTTTGATGCGCAAAACCAAGCTGATATTATTAAATATATTGCCGATAATAATTTAAAAGCAACAAAAACTGAGTCAGGTTTATACTATATTGTAAATAAGGAAGGCTCAGGAGCAAAACCTGTTAGCAACTCACAAGTAACCGTGGCATATAAAGGTTATTTTTTAAATGGTAACGTTTTCGATCAAAATAGCAATGGTATTTCATTTAACTTACAACAAGTTATTGCTGGTTGGACCGAAGGAATTACCTATTTTAAAGAAGGTGGCGAAGGAATGCTTTTAGTACCTTCTAAATTAGGGTATGGTAGTCAAAATAGGTCAAGAATTCCTGGTGGCTCTGTTTTAATTTTCGATATCAAACTTTTAAAAGTAAAATAA
- the pafA gene encoding alkaline phosphatase PafA yields the protein MKKFIPLATLAIVCLCSFTSPKKKTPKKPKLVVGVVIDQMRYDYLTRFASKYGTDGFNRLLNEGFSLENAHYNYIPTYTAVGHTSIYTGTTPINHAIISNNWYDKYLKKSVYCVDDSTYKTVGNNGDGGKKSPKRMLTTTITDQLRLAQNMNGKTIGIAIKDRSAILPAGHTANGAYWFDGGSKGDWITSSYYTDKLPKWVQKFNKAKIADTYLSQPWETLYNINTYTESIADDNNFEQAFKGEKKPVFPHNIPKLRAKNNNYSIIKGLPAGNSLTTDFAKAAIIGENLGQSDYTDFLTVSYSSTDYVGHQFGVASKEIEDTYLRLDKDLASLFQFLDAKVGKGNYTLFLTADHAAVQVPAYLQSVKIPANYFSYKKFTAFVNNITKKYFNSDALVENISNFQIFLDKNKIEALKLNKNEVAQKIADEVINYKGIYKTATARTLQTTSFTTGILNSLQNGYNQKFSGDVMLVPTPSTVSYPKKGTTHGSGYSYDTHIPVIFYGNGIKKGASKKKYEIVDIAPTLSNLLQIEFPNGSTGKVIEEVLN from the coding sequence ATGAAAAAATTCATACCCTTAGCTACTTTGGCTATCGTTTGCTTATGTAGTTTTACTTCTCCTAAAAAAAAGACTCCTAAAAAACCAAAATTAGTCGTAGGCGTTGTTATCGACCAAATGCGTTACGATTATCTTACCCGTTTTGCTAGTAAATATGGTACTGATGGTTTTAATCGCTTATTAAATGAAGGATTTTCGCTTGAAAATGCTCATTACAACTACATTCCTACTTATACCGCTGTTGGACATACCTCTATTTACACAGGAACAACACCTATAAATCATGCTATTATCAGTAATAATTGGTATGATAAATACTTAAAAAAATCGGTGTATTGTGTTGACGATAGCACTTATAAAACTGTTGGAAACAATGGCGATGGCGGAAAAAAATCGCCTAAAAGAATGCTAACAACCACCATTACCGACCAATTACGATTGGCACAAAATATGAACGGAAAAACTATTGGTATTGCTATTAAAGACCGTTCGGCAATTTTACCTGCGGGGCATACTGCAAACGGTGCATATTGGTTTGATGGCGGTAGTAAAGGTGATTGGATTACCTCGTCATATTATACGGATAAATTGCCAAAATGGGTACAGAAATTTAATAAGGCGAAAATTGCAGATACTTATTTAAGCCAGCCATGGGAAACCTTATACAACATAAATACCTACACCGAAAGTATTGCTGATGACAACAATTTTGAACAAGCTTTTAAGGGTGAAAAAAAACCTGTATTTCCGCATAATATTCCTAAATTAAGAGCTAAAAACAATAATTACAGTATTATAAAAGGGCTTCCTGCAGGAAATTCTTTAACTACCGATTTTGCAAAAGCAGCCATTATTGGCGAAAACTTAGGGCAATCTGATTATACCGATTTCTTAACTGTTAGTTATTCATCTACCGATTATGTTGGGCATCAATTTGGTGTTGCATCTAAAGAAATTGAAGATACTTATTTACGCTTAGACAAAGATTTAGCCTCTTTATTTCAATTTTTAGATGCTAAAGTTGGTAAAGGAAATTACACCTTATTTTTAACAGCCGACCACGCAGCAGTTCAAGTGCCTGCTTATTTGCAGTCGGTTAAAATTCCTGCCAATTATTTTAGCTATAAAAAATTTACTGCTTTTGTAAATAATATCACCAAAAAATATTTTAATTCAGATGCCTTGGTTGAAAATATTTCAAACTTTCAGATTTTTTTAGATAAAAATAAAATTGAAGCTTTAAAATTAAATAAAAATGAAGTAGCTCAAAAAATAGCCGATGAAGTAATTAATTACAAAGGAATTTACAAAACTGCAACCGCTAGAACTTTACAAACAACCTCGTTTACTACGGGTATTTTAAACTCGTTACAAAACGGATATAATCAAAAATTTTCAGGTGATGTAATGCTTGTTCCTACCCCATCAACGGTTAGTTACCCTAAAAAAGGAACTACCCACGGCTCAGGATATTCATATGACACACATATTCCTGTAATTTTTTACGGAAACGGTATTAAAAAAGGGGCATCAAAAAAGAAATATGAAATTGTTGATATTGCTCCTACACTTTCTAATTTACTTCAAATTGAGTTTCCTAATGGTAGCACAGGAAAAGTTATAGAAGAAGTTTTAAACTAA
- a CDS encoding cell division ATP-binding protein FtsE, whose protein sequence is MEKPVLHLENAAIYQQENLVLSKVNFTLNKGDFYYLIGKTGSGKSSLLKTLYADLQLQEGIGEIVGFDLNKIKEKDIPFLRRNLGVVFQDFKLLNDRNVFKNLEFVLKATGWKNKMDIENKIYEVLDKVGMKQKQHKNTFELSGGEQQRVAIARALLNDPELILADEPTGNLDPKTSLEVMELLNEIHKSGKTILMATHDYQLIVKFKQKTLKCEGGELFEVIQQSV, encoded by the coding sequence ATGGAAAAACCTGTTTTACATCTTGAAAATGCGGCTATTTATCAGCAAGAAAATTTGGTATTATCAAAAGTAAATTTCACATTAAATAAAGGAGATTTTTATTATTTGATAGGAAAAACAGGAAGTGGAAAAAGTAGCCTGTTAAAAACCTTATACGCTGATTTGCAACTACAAGAAGGTATTGGCGAAATAGTAGGTTTTGATTTAAATAAAATTAAGGAAAAAGATATTCCTTTTTTGAGGCGAAATCTAGGTGTTGTTTTTCAGGACTTTAAACTTTTAAACGATAGAAATGTTTTTAAAAATTTAGAATTTGTGCTAAAAGCCACTGGTTGGAAAAATAAAATGGATATAGAAAATAAAATCTATGAGGTTTTAGATAAAGTAGGGATGAAGCAAAAACAGCATAAAAACACCTTTGAACTTTCAGGAGGAGAGCAACAACGAGTTGCAATTGCAAGAGCTTTATTAAATGACCCTGAATTAATTTTAGCAGATGAACCAACAGGAAATTTAGACCCTAAAACATCGTTAGAAGTAATGGAGTTGTTAAATGAAATTCATAAAAGTGGAAAAACTATTTTAATGGCAACTCACGATTATCAGTTAATAGTAAAGTTTAAGCAAAAGACATTAAAATGTGAGGGGGGAGAACTTTTTGAAGTAATACAACAATCTGTTTAA
- a CDS encoding amidohydrolase, whose product MKKTLFYGLIFSLLLSCKTHKKADLIVINATIYTVNKNFDKAQSFAIKDGKFIDIGSNNDIQKKYSAPQIIDAKNKPIYPGFIDGHCHFYGLGLQQQKVNLVGTKSYDEVLEKLVAFQKEKNTDFITGRGWDQNDWEVKEFPTKEKLDKLFPTIPVAIRRIDGHAMLVNQVAIDMAKINIDSKIEGGEFLQKKGKLTGVLIDNAMNFINVPKPSKKAQIQALKDAEKICFKVGLTTVDDAGLDKQVIELIDSLQQVGALKMRVYAMISNNKTNLDYYLNKGVVKTDRLHVRSVKVYADGALGSRGAALKSEYTDKKGHFGALVNSYENLQNLAQKIADSDYQMNTHAIGDSANYVMLKTYNKALKNKKDRRWRIEHAQIVAPQDFHHFKNILPSIQPTHATSDMYWAENRVGAQRIKGAYAYNDLLNQYGKVALGTDFPIENVSPLYTYYAATIRKDLKGFPKDGYQIKNALSRENALKGMTIWNAYANFEETEKGSIEIGKIADFIILENDIMTVTADKIPNTKVMATYVNGQKVH is encoded by the coding sequence ATGAAAAAAACACTATTTTACGGGCTTATTTTTAGCCTTTTACTGTCTTGTAAAACCCATAAAAAAGCCGATTTAATTGTTATTAATGCAACCATATACACTGTTAATAAAAACTTTGATAAAGCCCAAAGTTTTGCTATTAAAGACGGTAAATTTATCGATATAGGAAGCAATAATGATATTCAAAAAAAGTACAGCGCACCCCAAATTATAGATGCTAAAAACAAGCCTATATACCCTGGTTTTATCGATGGGCATTGTCATTTTTATGGCTTAGGATTACAACAGCAAAAAGTAAATTTAGTCGGCACAAAAAGTTATGATGAAGTACTTGAAAAATTGGTAGCATTTCAAAAAGAAAAAAATACCGATTTTATAACAGGTCGTGGATGGGATCAAAACGACTGGGAAGTAAAAGAATTTCCTACCAAAGAAAAATTAGATAAATTATTCCCTACAATTCCTGTGGCTATCCGTCGAATTGACGGACATGCAATGTTGGTAAATCAGGTGGCTATTGATATGGCTAAAATTAACATTGATTCAAAAATTGAAGGTGGTGAATTTCTTCAGAAAAAAGGAAAACTCACTGGCGTATTAATTGACAATGCTATGAACTTTATCAATGTTCCTAAACCTAGTAAAAAAGCACAAATTCAAGCGTTAAAAGATGCTGAAAAAATTTGTTTTAAAGTTGGGTTAACTACCGTTGACGATGCTGGTTTAGACAAACAAGTTATTGAATTAATTGATAGTTTACAGCAAGTAGGCGCTTTAAAAATGCGTGTTTATGCCATGATTTCTAATAATAAAACCAACTTAGATTATTATCTAAATAAAGGAGTTGTAAAAACCGACAGACTCCATGTACGTTCTGTAAAAGTATATGCTGATGGAGCTTTAGGTTCTCGTGGTGCGGCTTTAAAAAGTGAATATACTGATAAAAAAGGGCATTTTGGAGCGTTGGTTAATTCGTATGAAAACTTACAGAATTTAGCTCAAAAAATTGCCGATTCAGACTACCAAATGAACACCCACGCTATTGGCGATTCTGCCAATTATGTAATGTTAAAAACTTATAACAAAGCGTTAAAAAACAAAAAAGACCGTCGTTGGAGAATTGAACACGCTCAAATTGTCGCTCCGCAAGATTTTCATCATTTTAAAAACATTTTACCTTCTATTCAGCCAACACACGCTACAAGCGATATGTATTGGGCAGAAAACCGTGTGGGCGCTCAAAGAATAAAAGGTGCTTACGCCTATAACGATTTATTAAATCAATATGGTAAAGTTGCCTTAGGAACTGATTTTCCGATTGAAAATGTAAGCCCACTTTATACCTATTACGCCGCTACTATCAGAAAAGATTTAAAAGGGTTTCCTAAAGATGGATATCAAATAAAAAATGCCTTATCTAGAGAAAATGCCTTAAAAGGAATGACTATTTGGAATGCCTACGCTAACTTTGAAGAAACCGAAAAAGGAAGTATTGAAATTGGTAAAATTGCCGATTTTATCATCCTTGAAAATGATATTATGACTGTCACAGCCGATAAAATTCCCAATACAAAAGTTATGGCAACGTATGTAAATGGTCAAAAAGTACACTAA
- the mdh gene encoding malate dehydrogenase encodes MKVTVVGAGAVGASCAEYIAIKNFASEVVLVDIKEGFAEGKAMDLMQTASLNGFDTKITGTTGDYSKTAGSDVCVITSGIARKPGMSRDELLGINAGIVKMVASSLVEQSPNTIIIVVSNPMDTMTYLVHKATGLPKNRIIGMGGALDSARFKYRLAEALGAPISDVDGMVIGGHSDKGMLPLTRLATRNSVPVSEFLSEERLEKVLQDTKVGGATLTGLLGTSAWYAPGAAVSGMVQAIACDTKKIFPCSALLDGEFGLSDLCIGVPVVLGKDGIEKIVEINLSDDEKTKLASSAEAVKNNNAALNL; translated from the coding sequence ATGAAAGTAACAGTTGTAGGAGCAGGTGCTGTAGGTGCAAGTTGTGCAGAGTACATTGCAATTAAAAATTTCGCATCAGAAGTTGTACTAGTTGATATTAAAGAGGGTTTTGCGGAAGGTAAAGCCATGGATTTAATGCAAACAGCCTCTTTAAATGGTTTTGATACTAAAATTACTGGTACCACTGGTGATTATAGTAAAACTGCGGGTTCTGATGTTTGTGTGATTACCTCTGGTATTGCTCGTAAACCAGGAATGTCTCGTGATGAATTATTAGGAATTAATGCTGGTATCGTAAAAATGGTAGCCTCTAGTTTAGTTGAGCAATCACCAAACACGATTATTATTGTAGTATCTAACCCAATGGATACTATGACTTATTTAGTACACAAAGCTACTGGTTTACCTAAAAATAGAATTATCGGAATGGGTGGAGCGTTAGATTCTGCACGTTTTAAATACCGTTTAGCAGAAGCTTTAGGTGCGCCTATTTCTGATGTTGATGGAATGGTTATTGGTGGTCATTCTGATAAAGGAATGCTTCCTTTAACACGTTTAGCTACTCGTAATTCTGTGCCTGTTTCTGAGTTTTTATCAGAAGAAAGATTAGAAAAAGTATTGCAAGACACCAAAGTTGGAGGTGCTACTTTAACTGGTTTATTAGGTACTTCTGCTTGGTATGCACCAGGAGCAGCAGTTTCAGGAATGGTTCAGGCGATTGCTTGTGATACTAAAAAAATATTTCCTTGTTCAGCATTATTAGATGGTGAATTTGGTTTATCTGATTTATGTATCGGAGTTCCTGTTGTTTTAGGAAAAGACGGGATTGAAAAAATCGTTGAAATTAATTTATCTGACGATGAAAAAACAAAATTAGCTTCTTCTGCTGAAGCTGTTAAAAATAATAATGCTGCATTAAACTTATAA
- a CDS encoding ABC transporter ATP-binding protein, whose protein sequence is MIEVKNLHKGFNGVEILKGISTTFLPGETSLIIGTSGSGKTVFLKSLIGLHIPESGTVTYDGLVNTAMTAAEKRNFRKEIGMVFQGSALFDSQTVEENVMFPLKMFTKQIESEMLDRVNVVLKRVNLENSNKKFPAELSGGMQKRVAIARAIVMNPKYLFCDEPNSGLDPQTATVIDNLIKEITDEYQITTIINTHDMNSVMEIGEKIVFLKNGFKEWEGSHKEIFRTDNEAVVNFVYSSNLFKKVREAYLLEK, encoded by the coding sequence ATGATAGAAGTAAAAAACTTACATAAAGGATTTAATGGTGTTGAAATTTTAAAAGGAATAAGCACCACTTTTTTACCAGGAGAAACCAGCTTAATTATAGGAACAAGTGGTTCGGGAAAAACAGTTTTTTTAAAATCGTTAATAGGATTACACATTCCCGAATCAGGAACTGTTACTTATGATGGTTTGGTAAATACAGCAATGACAGCAGCTGAAAAACGAAATTTTCGTAAAGAAATAGGCATGGTTTTTCAAGGAAGTGCCTTGTTTGACTCACAAACCGTAGAAGAAAATGTAATGTTTCCTTTAAAAATGTTCACCAAGCAGATAGAAAGTGAAATGTTAGACAGGGTAAACGTTGTTTTAAAACGAGTAAACCTAGAAAATTCGAATAAAAAATTTCCTGCCGAATTATCAGGAGGAATGCAAAAAAGGGTGGCAATTGCAAGAGCTATTGTAATGAATCCTAAATATTTGTTTTGTGATGAGCCTAATTCAGGTTTAGACCCGCAAACCGCAACGGTTATCGATAATTTAATTAAAGAAATTACCGATGAATATCAAATAACAACCATTATCAATACACACGATATGAACTCGGTGATGGAAATAGGGGAGAAGATTGTTTTCTTGAAAAATGGCTTCAAAGAGTGGGAAGGATCGCATAAAGAAATTTTTAGAACAGATAACGAGGCTGTAGTAAACTTTGTATATTCGTCTAATTTGTTTAAAAAAGTACGGGAAGCCTATTTATTAGAAAAATAA